aaatattttctcttgttcgTCCAAGTCAACTGACCATTTGTTAATGGATTCCTCCAATTGACGGAAGGTCAAAGCAGTTCCAGGAGTGCTGGTGGTGCTTGTCGGGGTTGCAGATGTCCTGTTATGATAATAATGAATGATTTCCAATTCTAAATATGAAGTGTTTTTCTAAGATCTTACGAGGTAACAATCGACGAAGTCGCAACTGGGGCCGTTGCAGCAGTGGATGCAGGCGCAGAAGTTCCAAAGCTAAACGACGGTGCAGCAGAAACGGCTGTAGTGGCCGGTGCTGTAGTTGCGGCAGCGAGAGTCGGAGCAGCCTTGGATGCATCGGCTGTTGACGTTGGGGCTCCAAATGAAAAACctagaaaaaccaaaaattccaTGAAAATTGGTAAAAGGACAAGATAAATAAAACTGTGATGTTTACCTGTTGAAGGAGCAGCAGCGGTTGATCCAAAGTTGAGGGTTGGAGCTGGTTGAGTCGCAGTAGTAGTTGTCGGTTGCTGAGCAGGAAATGCTGGAGCTTGAGCCGAAGTGGTCGGTTGAGTAAGCGAAAAAGCCGACGGAGCAGCGCTGGTGGTAGTTGTGGCACCGAACGAAGGTAAAGTAGGTGCTGCTGTACTAGTGGTTCCAAAAGAAAGTGTTGCACCGCTTGGTTGGCTAAATCCTGGCAAAGTCGAAGTTCCAGTTGATCCTAAAGAAAAACCGCCAGCAGCTGGAGCAGCAGAAGTAGCTGGCTGACCAAAACTAAGTCCTCCGGTGGATGCCGGAGTGGTGAAACTATAGGCTGGAGGTGCTGCAGTCGGTGCAGCGGTTGTTGCTGGCTGATTAAAAGCAAAGGGAGTTGCAGCGGCCGTTGTAGTCGCAGCCGCAGCCGGTTGACCAAAATTCAGACCTCCACTAGCGGGTGCTGCAGCAGTCTGACCGAAACCAAAGCCTCCCGTGGaaggggctgctgctggctgagCAAAAGTCAAACCTCCGCTGCTTGGAGCCCCGAAACCTCCGGCCGTAGATGTTGCAGTCGGCTGGCCAAAACCAAAGCCTCCAGTCGAGGGCGTTGAAGCGGGTTGTCCAAAATTGAGGCCCGTTGAAGCCGGTGCGGCTGTTTGAGCAAAGCTAAGACCTCCTCCTGCTGGTGCGTTAGCCGCGGGTTGACCAAAATTCAAGCCTGTCGACGCTGGTGCAGTTGTTTGGCCAAAAGTGAGACCACTCTGAGTGGCGGGAGTTGTTTGTCCAAAGGCTGGAGTTGATGTTTGTCCAAATGCTGGCTGAGTGGATGTCTGTCCAAATGCTGGCTGAGTCGCTGCTTGGCCAAACGCTGGCGTTGAAGCTGTGGTCGAACCCAATCCAAATGGTGATGGTGCGGCTGAAGCCGGTGTTGGCTGTTGGCTAAATGAGAATGAAGGAGTGGTGGATGGTTGCTGAGCTCCAAATGCAGGAGCTGCAGTACTCTGCCCAAAACCAAAGCTAGGAGCTGCTGTAGAAGTGGCACCAAATGTTGGGGCTGGGGCTGCAGAGGCTGGCTGACCTAAACCAAACGACGGAGTTGCTCCTGCAGCTGTACCAAATCCAAAGCTTGGTGTTGCAGTTTGGCCGAAAGctggggcagcagcagcagatgttGTGGGTGCTCCAAAAGTTGATCCTGTTCCAAAAGAAATAGCTGGTTTTGCTGCTCCAAAGAGACCACCAGTAGCTGGTGGCTGTGCTGCGGTAGTTTGGCCGAAACTAAAGCTACTTTGTGCAGGTTGTCCAAATGTTGATCCTAAGGCTGGAGCAGCTGCAGCAGGTGCCCCGAAAGCTGtaattacaaaagaaaaagcatgGTGCATTGGTTTAATTGTTTGTTCAACATTCCGAAAAACAATTACTTAACGTAAAGTATTCTGACTTTAAACCACATGAACCAATAAGATGATTTGACATGTATGACAGACTATTAAAGCTCTTTTTACGctctttttacttacaaacAACAACTATCAAAATATAACTACTCTAATCGATCATCTATGTTTACCTGGGGCTGTTTGTTGCTGGGATTGAGCACCACCGAAAGCAAAACCAGTACTTTGCCCAGTAGAGGGGGTACCAAAGTTGAATGCCATTTCGAAGGTTTTTGCAGGTTAATAAAAGACGAAATCAAAGAAGCCTGCCTGATTTAAACTTCTAAAAGGTGGTTGCACAACAGTTATTGAAAAATGCCGATTGCTACAAGCACAGATTATTTCCGGCTGTCTTGTACAGAGTTCCACTGTTTCAGACGATTGAAATCATAGCCTACTAAATATCACGGCCACACATCTGGCTATCTCGCCGTTACCGAGAAGCTCCGCCTACTCCAGATCACGTGCTTGTCTGTGATTGGCCGTACCCCAAAATCGTTTCCATTTTCCACGGCTTCTTTCCAAACTTTTAAGTTCCTTGACGTCGTCTTGCATCCTGGTATGGTCAGAGTCGATATAATGTAAGCAATTGGTAGTCTAGTGGGTAGAGCGGTGGATTTCCATTAGAGTAATACTAGGTTCAAATCTGATCAAGtcataatcaatttttcataattttttcttgtttttttctagatttgtAAAGCGAATTAGATGGAATGcctagattctgtaaaaaatgcgagttttttcacattttttaaaacaaaatctgaaatctgaatttgtttttttttctaagtccttgcCAAAGCgaacaaattcagattttgttttaaaaaatgtgaaaaaactcgcatttttacagaatctaggCATTCCATCTAATTCGCTTTacaaatctagaaaaaaaacaagaaaaaattatgaaaaattgattatgTCTTGATCAGATTTGAACCTAGTATTACTCTAATGGAAATCCACCGCTCTACCCACTAGACTACCAATTGCTTACATTCAATCGACTCTGACCATACCAGGATGCAAGACGACGTCAAGGAACTTAAAAGTTTGGAAAGAAGCCGTGGAAAATGGAAACGATTTTGGGGTACGGCCAATCACAGACAAGCACGTGATCTGGAGTAGGCGGAGCTTCTCGGTAACGGCGAGATAGCCAGATGTGTGGCCGTGATATTTAGTAGGCtatgattgaaattgaaattcgcCTATGGAGTCGACTACTTCACTAAATATGTGTTGAGCACCATCTAGCGGAGAAGAGTAGAGTTATCAATAATCAGGCGCCAATTGTAACTTTTTATGCAAATGCAATACACTCAAATATGCATTTTCAAAATGGGTATTTTTCCCAATTGTttcattaatgaaaaaaaattcattgacaATATCATTTGAAGTGATTATTATAAATTGTATTCAGATATATCACTGCAATATCACCCACACCACAATTCAAGGGGTGTAAACCAAATTCCATGGAAAATTTTATCAGAATAGaataacaaaccaaacaattaaaatatggaaaatggCTTAAAATTGCCCGAGGCAAGAACGGTGAGATGCAAATGATAAATCAGTGTTTGTATCAATGCGCAACATGGTAGAGATATGCAGCCAATGACTTGGTTCCTTCGATATAGTTACGAATATCAATCTTCTCGTTTTGGGAATGGGCACCATCGTCAGCAGCCCCCATCGGCAGCAGCATCACACTCTTGCCCGTAACCTCCTAAATGTTTTAAGTACATTGAAGttataacaaattaaaacaaactcagaaatataaatttcatACCTGAAAGGTTAGAGTAATAGGAATAGAGCCACCTTCGCGAGTAAGATCAGGTTTACATCCATAGACTTCTTCCAAAGCTTTCTGACCAGCCAGATAGTGAGGATGGAAGGGATCAGCCATCCATGGCTTACCACTGTGGTGGTTAATCACCTTCATTTCATTGGGGCTCTCGCGCAACTTCCACATTTCATTGAGGTAATCATTTACCACTTGATTTACCTTCTCCGGTGTTTGATTTGGAACGATACGAATAGAAAATTTGCCAGAAACTTTCCTTGGAATAACTGTTTTAGCTCCAGGTTCACTAAAAGCCCCTTGAATTCCGTGAAGTGAGAGCGCCGGGAAGCGCCATCGATGCATCAGAGTTTTGGactaaaatgaaataatcagCGGTTAGAGTTAAGTTATTTAACAATATTTGAGTTTCAATACCTTGTCAGTTTTGTGTAGCAAGTGGTTGCACCCAATATCTTTCTTGTAGTGTTCAAGATCGAAATCAATTGTGGCATAAGTTGCCAATTCTTCATCGGTGACGGGAGCTACATCAGCCATGATTCCAGGAACTAAGATCTGTCCCCTGTTGTTCACCAGTGTGTTCATCATGTAGATCAAATCCGCCATAGCTTCATGCCTAGTTAGCATATATTTAATTATGTATCCAAACTAAAGGCGAATGATTAGCAAAACACTTACACGGAGCCACCGAAAACGCCACTGTGCAGATCTTTATCAGCGCAAGCAACTTCGATTTCAAAATAGCATAGCCCACGCAGACCGTAGGTTAAGCACGGCTTGTTTTTACCGAGCCAGTAATTGTCGGAAATGCAAACAAAATCCACGCCACTCATAAAtgcgtctttttctttttgcaataGCTCTTCGAGACCTTCACTTCCCGATTCTTCCATGccttcaaaacaaaactatgggaaaatgagaaaaaataaaccccaCTGTCAGTTATATGATGAATGAATAAAGTGCTAATGAGTTGAGGAAATCTCACCTTAAGGTTGACTGGCAGATCTTGTCCTGTTTGTTGGAAAGCTTCAATGGCATGAATCCAACCAAGTACTGGGCCTTTGTCATCAGTGGATCCTCGACCATAAAGTTTACCATCTACTTCAGTCAAGACAAATGGATCTGTGTCCCATCCATCTTCCTGTACAGCATTATCACTATGTCAATTATACATGACAAACTAATCAAAAgctgcatttaaaaaacaaccttGAGTGCTGGCTGAACATCCAGATGCCCGTAAACCATTACAGTTTTCTTGTTGGGATCATTCCCAAGTTTGCCGAAAAGAACAGGGGGTAGGTCTAAGATACTTCCATCATGCATTTTCTTGtgttaaatcaaaaatagtctcagattaatttattttctttgaaatttatttcatcctTGTACCTGTTTGCCAACATCTTTTAGTTCTGTTGTAGCTCCAAGTAGTTCAAGTTTGGCTGCAACCCACTTGACCATCTTGAAGATTTCAGGGCGAGTTTCTGGCCTTCAATCAGACAACGATTTAGCATAAAGttgtatttaaatttcttcaatATGAAAACAACTTTACCATGCTGAAACAGACTTGATGGCAACTGCTTCATCCAAATTCTTTATGAACTTGCCTTTGTTGCTATCAATATagctgcaataataataaacagtACAAGTTTATCAACTTTAGAAAATAGTACCATACAACATTACGTAATAAGAAATATTTCGCAATATACCTGAAGACTGGTTTCAACGCTTCGGTCATTGTTCCGCTAGATGAGTAACTTTTAAAGACGACCGCAACAATGGAACGATGGGCGTTTAATGAAAACCGAATGAGATTCTCTGTGCTAGCAAAGCACTGTCAGAGCCTGTCACTGTAAACAAGTTTGGAATTTAGACTTGACAGACAGCTGATCGAATTTAGATATCGATGGTATTTCTATCGATTAACTTGGGGGCcactaaaaattttaaacccaAATTCACGTTAGGATAATTTAATTGCACAACAGACAACACCGAAATAGATTGATCGAGAACTTTTACTCTGAGCAATGTATAAATTCCTGGTACGAAGAAATTTGAGCTATATATATTTGCCCTTGCCGGAAGCAACGACGAGTTCACAGGTTTCAGCAATGCACAGATTCTCTCCAATCTTCTGACACGGAAATGTGCTACAGCACTTTGCTTGATATGCGTATTATAAAGAATGCTAATCCAGCATCATGCTATCGTGAATGTATTGAACTTTCTACGCAATTTATTCCGAAATAAATACGAAGAGCTCAATCAATTTCAACCAGCCATATTTATTCATCGACtattataatttattatgCCATACTGTTTAGATGACAGATGGATGCCGGAAGTGAGCAAACAGCTGATTTCCAATCCCGAAACttgaatcataaaaaattCAGGAACCAAGGCTCAGagattcaaatttattttacaagtggaaagagagaaataacgTCTCGACAATTCGTGACAAAATCAAGGACGAACATTTTTCACACAGTGTCACTCTGTCTCTTTtgataagttttatttttgtagtcAACTAGTTACAATATCTTATCCATTTCAACACACCAAACTAAATTGATTGAAGACACTTGGTTATATATGATTGACAGCTGCTAGACATATTGTTATCTCCCAATAACCAATTGATAATTGAACGATTATCATATAGTACCTCTCTCGaagacaaaatttgaatacacATGCGTGCCAGTTATTTGGATGATGTCATACGAAATATCTAAAACAGTGAAAACGTTTGAGCGCCCTCTCTCCGATTAGTTAAGTTTCATcggttgaataaattagaaaGATATATAGAAAGGCATTCcagataaaaatgaaaacacaaaaaaataggaTATTCCATTCTGCACATTCACTGCTTGTTGTGTTGCCGGTCACGATGAAGGACGTTGCCACGCAATGCAACCGAATAATTTTGACCGCGCCGCTGGCGTCTAATGCATATAGTTATATATCTACTCTCTcgagagagtaaaaaaaaaagctgtccCCTTTGCAACGTGTGCACTGCTGTTATATGCGTGTTGTTCAATctgcaaacaaaagaaggtcACACACACTTGTTATATATTTCAGagttttttaaacacaaaaactcgtttcattttattttgtgaggGAAATTTGATACCTACGTTCAGGTGAGTTCGACCTTGTGTAGAACTGTTTGACTTGTTGTAATTTTAGACGTCAGAGATTCAGGAAAGGGAAGCTTTACAAGTGTAGCTCTAGGAATCCTCAAACGTGTTGCGATGAACGATACgaactagaaaaaaataaagggcatgtaccttttttattttcccaaaaagATTCAGGCAGCTTTCTTATCTCTCTCAGCTGTTTTGGTTCaactattttcttattttaagaATCTGCTCCAATTCGTTTGGGAATTATAAATAGACACAGCGCGTTTTGGCGTAGAAATATTATCGCCGTTCTCATCTACACAAGAGTATCCTATATGATGTAGGTCATTAGACAGTCCGTGTTTTGACCTGTACATTTCAAATGACGTTCACAAACGACGGGGAAATAAATTGCTGCGGTTTtctgttgctttttttttattattattaactagACACAAGTACGGCACCGCATAGTTCCCGCTGATAGGCAATCGCTCACTCGAGATAATAATGCGTGTACACTGGAAGGTCTATTTTCGACTATGTACTGCTGCAGCCGGTGCGCGTTTCGTTCGAAGGAAACCGCCGGTGCGTATCATTTTGGTCAACCATCAACTGACCCACATAATAAAATTCGCTTAACACAAAATATTAACCGTTAGTGAAAAGATCTAAATTATAATATTTCAAACCTTCAAAAACAGCAGATGAAATggcctactttttttttaaatttgagaTTAACCAGAATATACCTTACCCGAGCTTGTAATGAATCGGTACACCGGTACATGTGTATTTCGACACAATTCTAGCTGCTACCCCCGACGGGGTGAGTCATATGGAAATTTTAGTCCGATGGAGAGAGAATTACTTTCGTTCCTCGTGGTTTTCCAGAACGAGTCGAGCATGTATAATATTGCTCTCAAACGTGAACACACATGTTTGACGATATTGCAGACTGTATAACCCAGTTGATTAGGAAATATCCCACCTTTTTTAACGCGCATCACATGAGATTGAACCACACAAAAAAGCAGCTCGTTAatgtattctttatttttcaaccgCTATATACCTATACGATTGTTTAGGTACGCTCATCTTTTATGCCGAGGCACGATTGGCCAAGTCATCATTTATTGCGAGACGGGAAAAACTTTGTTGAGAACAAGGGCATTTGTCATCTGGGCAACATCAATATTTAGATCAAGGATCGGAAAATTCTACAAGTGTATACGTGTGCTGACGGGGTTTCACGATCAAATCgatctgtttatttttttattattattttaaattatttcacgAATATCCGGGGCGTATAATTTTGTACCtttcaaaagaattctttgttgtatttgaattatttcagctCATATAATAGAaatcgttgttgttgttgattgtcCATCGAAAAATGGCGTACCCCAATTGTTCGTGGATTgttaaacaacatttttatttttacaatcaaTATTTTGAACAGTAAATTTAACCTCAAAGAACATTTCGAaatgctgggctgctgctgttgttgtatatGATGAACATTATCGGTCCTATCGCGTTTATATGGCACCCAGTTTCCTTCCTCGTTTTGCGGTCAACCGACAGCATTGCACGTGAATATTATTTCCTTACAGCCAAATAATatgagactctctctctctctctgtacacGTTTGCTAACTG
The sequence above is a segment of the Daphnia pulex isolate KAP4 chromosome 11, ASM2113471v1 genome. Coding sequences within it:
- the LOC124208149 gene encoding nuclear pore glycoprotein p62-like; translation: MAFNFGTPSTGQSTGFAFGGAQSQQQTAPAFGAPAAAAPALGSTFGQPAQSSFSFGQTTAAQPPATGGLFGAAKPAISFGTGSTFGAPTTSAAAAPAFGQTATPSFGFGTAAGATPSFGLGQPASAAPAPTFGATSTAAPSFGFGQSTAAPAFGAQQPSTTPSFSFSQQPTPASAAPSPFGLGSTTASTPAFGQAATQPAFGQTSTQPAFGQTSTPAFGQTTPATQSGLTFGQTTAPASTGLNFGQPAANAPAGGGLSFAQTAAPASTGLNFGQPASTPSTGGFGFGQPTATSTAGGFGAPSSGGLTFAQPAAAPSTGGFGFGQTAAAPASGGLNFGQPAAAATTTAAATPFAFNQPATTAAPTAAPPAYSFTTPASTGGLSFGQPATSAAPAAGGFSLGSTGTSTLPGFSQPSGATLSFGTTSTAAPTLPSFGATTTTSAAPSAFSLTQPTTSAQAPAFPAQQPTTTTATQPAPTLNFGSTAAAPSTGFSFGAPTSTADASKAAPTLAAATTAPATTAVSAAPSFSFGTSAPASTAATAPVATSSIVTSTSATPTSTTSTPGTALTFRQLEESINKWSVDLDEQEKIFLNQATSVAAWDRLLVSNGEKIVALSDSVNRVKKDQVRLESELDFVRAQQRELEEMLIPLEESLQQEVNNMPHDTERDHTYQLAENIDSQMRRLADDLKEIIERMNAASRQHEATADPIAKIARILNAHTDSLQWAESSCTALQRKLDDVGRGLEQQRRDQDRSFRFA
- the LOC124208152 gene encoding cytosolic non-specific dipeptidase-like; protein product: MTEALKPVFSYIDSNKGKFIKNLDEAVAIKSVSAWPETRPEIFKMVKWVAAKLELLGATTELKDVGKQKMHDGSILDLPPVLFGKLGNDPNKKTVMVYGHLDVQPALKEDGWDTDPFVLTEVDGKLYGRGSTDDKGPVLGWIHAIEAFQQTGQDLPVNLKFCFEGMEESGSEGLEELLQKEKDAFMSGVDFVCISDNYWLGKNKPCLTYGLRGLCYFEIEVACADKDLHSGVFGGSVHEAMADLIYMMNTLVNNRGQILVPGIMADVAPVTDEELATYATIDFDLEHYKKDIGCNHLLHKTDKSKTLMHRWRFPALSLHGIQGAFSEPGAKTVIPRKVSGKFSIRIVPNQTPEKVNQVVNDYLNEMWKLRESPNEMKVINHHSGKPWMADPFHPHYLAGQKALEEVYGCKPDLTREGGSIPITLTFQEVTGKSVMLLPMGAADDGAHSQNEKIDIRNYIEGTKSLAAYLYHVAH